GTCAGAAACGGCGATATTTCCGTTGTACTCTGTTATCTTAGATTGCTGGTTTGGAGCCAGAATTTGTTTTTTACTAGTATTGCTAACGGCTACAACTCCTTTTACCAGAGTGGTATAAATAGCAGATTCGTCTCTGTACGCTTTAATATTAAATTCGGTTCCAATTACTTCTACATTCTGATTTTCAGTTTTCACTTTAAATCTCGAACCTTTGTGTTTGGTACTTGGCGATACTTCAAAATACGCTTCTCCATAAACCAGTTCTACTTGTCTGGTTTCTCCATCAACAAAAGCGACAGGATATCTTAATTGTGATTCTGAATTCAGCCAGACTTTGGTACTGTCTGCCAACTGTACAAAAAACTGTCCGCCTCTCGGAATCGTTAAAAGGTTATTGGCAATGGCGGCCGATTTTCCGTTTGAGCTGTAAACTAACTTTTCTCCGTTACTGGAAGCATTTCCTTTGGTGTACGATTTTCCTTTTTCTAAGGCTATAACAGAACCGTCTTCTAAAGTCAGAGTTGCTTTATCGCTTCCAATTAAGATTTCTTTATGGGCAACTTGCGGAGTTTCAATCTTAAGCGGATTTGTTTTATTAATGATTAATGAAATTGAAATCAACAATAACAACGATGCCGCCATTGCTATTAGTTTAAAAGTATTTTTAGCATAAAAAGGCTGAATAGGAATAATTTTTACTTCTTCAGACTGAATTGCATTTTGAATACGCGTTCTCATTTTGAGTTCCATTTCTTCTCTAGAACCCAATGTGTCATTCCAATCTTCTTTGGTTTGAAAACTCTCGTAATAATTCAATAGCTTATTATTCTCCTCGAGATTGGTATCACCGGAAAGGTATCTATTTAGCAATATTATAAAATCCTCTTTCTTCATTTTTTTAACATTAATTCGGGGAGTATATTAAGTAAGTATCCAAAAAGACACATACCCCCTAGTCCAAATCGTATTTTTTTTGATTTTTTTTGAAAGACAACTAAAAAAGAAGAAAAACCACACATCACCAATCCAACCACTGCATTATTTTTTTGCTAAAAAATATTTTTTGAGAGCCATAAAATCATAGCCACGCTCATACTTTCTCCCATAGACGATCTTATGGTATTGAGTGCTTTAGTAATATGATTTTCGACCGTTTTTGTAGAAATATTAAGTCTTTCGGCAATTTCTTTATGGCTCAGCTGCTCTTCACGGCTTAGCTTATAAACTGCCTGACATTTTTCAGGAAGTGATTCAATTATCATGTTGAGCTGTTCCACTAGTTCATCGTGCATCAACTGTGTTTCGGGAGTGGTCGACAGAAAACGTTTTTCGAGATCATCAAAAAGTTCCACATGAACTTTGTCTTTATTTTTTCTCAAATGATTAAAAACCTGATATCTCGCACAGGCATACATATAGCCTTTTAGCGAAATATGAATTTCTATTTTTTCGCGGTTGTGCCAGATATTCATGAAAATATCCTGAATAATATCTTCGCACAATTCTTTGTCTTTAATCACATTATAAGCAGACATAAAAAGTGCCTGCCAAAATTTATTATACAATTCTGTCAACGCCGATTCATCGCCGCCACGAAGGCGATCAATTACTATTTGATCTGGATCTGAGATAATATTCGACAATGACTTGCTCCTTTATATAAATTGAATAATTCGCAACAAACATAATAAATTTAGATAATAATCCTAATTTGTTCTCGACCACACAATTTTATATTTGCTATAATTCTTAATTTGAAAAGCAATAAATTCTTAAAACATATCCAATCAAAACCACAAAATAGAGCACTTTTTTAAACTTAAGTAAATTATATCTATCAAATAAAATAGATTTTTCAAAAAATCAAATTTCATTTTTGATTACGTTAAAATTATATTTTTATTAAATTTAAAAAAACAGCGTAGCTAATTTCTTTAAATCAAAACTCAAAATTAATTTTATTAAATCATCATTTTATCTTAAAATTGAATTTGGACTTCAAATACTCATCAAACAAAATTTAAAATCATTCCTTTTACAATTATTGTAAATTTGGACTACTTTTAACCATCAATAAACAAATACTAAACAGTCCAGATGCTTCGTCCTTGGCCATTAGAAATTCAGATAGACAAAAAATCAGATAAAGCGATTTACCTGCAAATTGCCGATGCTGTAATTGACGCTATCAAAACAGGAAAATTGGTCAACGGAAATGCATTGCCAGGAAGCAGACAATTGGCTGAATTACTGAAAGTAAACCGAAATACTGTTGTAGAAGCTTTAGATGTTTTAACTGCTGAAGGTTGGCTGGTAACCATTGACCGAAAGGGAACTTTTGTAACAGAATCGCTCCCAAAAATCAGTCATTCGTCAGAAAATAAAAAAGAGCCAAAAGTTGAAGTTGAAGATCCTAAAAGTTTTTTAGTTTTTGATGACGGACTTCCTGATAGCCGATTGGCACCAATGAATGATTTGGCTAGAGCATATCGTGAGCTGTTCAATAGAAAATCACGTTGGCAAATTATGGGTTATAGTAGCGAATTGGGAAATTTAGAATTTAGAAAATCGATCGCTCAAATGCTCAATTTTAAACGTGGCATGAGCATTTCGCACGATCAAATTTGTATTACACGCGGAAGTCAAATGGCGATGTATCTTGCTTCTCATTGTATTTTAAAATCAGGCGATTTTGTTTTGGTTGAAAATCCTGGCTACAAACCCGCTTGGGAAGCTTTTGAAAATGCAGGTGCAACTCTACTTCCTGTAAATATAGAATCGGACGGATTGGATATCGATCAAGTCGAAAAATATTTGCAACATAAAAATATAAAAGCAATTTATGTTACACCTCATCATCAATTTCCAACTACTGTTACCCTGTCTCTGAAAAAGAGATTAAAATTGATAGAACTTTCCAACCAATATCATTTTACAATTATTGAAGACGATTACGATAACGAATTTCATTTCGGACTAAGACCAATACTTCCTATTTCGAGTTATTCGGGTTTGAAAAACTATATTTATATTGGCACATTCAGCAAAATTGTTGCGCCGGCGTTGCGTATTGGATATTTAGTCAGTTCGCATGAGAATGTTCTAAACATTGGGAATCATAGAAAAATCATCGATGTCCAAGGCGATAATATTATGGAAGAAGCGATTTTAAATCTTATTAATGAAGGTAAAATAAAACGGCATCTTAAAAAAGCTAATTTGGTTTACAAAAGCAAACGAGATTTTTTCGAAAGCTTATTAAATCAATACCTTCAGGATAAAATCACATTTACAAAACCCGAAGGCGGACTTGCTTTTTGGATTGTTCCTAAAGCAGATATTAATGTTTTAGAGATTTTCGAAAAATTAAAATCTCAAGGCATTCAAATCATGAGCCCAGATCGTTTTAGTTTTGATGAAACAATCCAAGGTTTCCGTTTGGGTTATGCTTCGCTTTCAGAAAAACAAATGGAAGAAGGTTTAAAAGCGCTTTCAAGATTACTATAAAATTAGACGCAGATTTCACGGATTTGCTATCGCAAAGACACGGATAAAACTAATTTTTAAAATCAGCGTAAATCAGCGTTTTCGCGATAGCGAATCTGTTTTATCTGCTTGCAATTAATTTAATTACAATTTTCCATTTCAATAATAGAAAACCCATTTTCGCGAATCTGATTTTCTACTTCAATTGGTGCTTTATCAATGTGACAGAAACGACATTCTTTAGAAGACAAAGTCTGCCCTTCTTGTGCGACACTTTTCAGGTATTCTTTTCCGTATTCGTATACTTGCTCTGCATCGTTAACATTTTCTTCTACCAAAATATCAAAGTGCATAATTTTTCCGTCTTTGCGGGTTACATAAGTATCCCAAACTGCTATTTTCATGTTTTTAAGATTCTAAGTTACTAAAGTTCTAGGTTTTATTGGTTTATGACACAAATTTACTGTAGATATAAAAGCCGTAAATCATCCAGTTTTTTCATTTTTTGAAGTGTACTGGTCCAGTAGAATTTTGTGGTTTAGATTTAATTTTACAATATGAAAAACGATATTATTTTTAATTTAATTAAAGTTCATCAACGCATTGAAAATGCTTGCAAGATTGCTGGAAGAAATCCTGAAGATGTACAGCTTTTATTGGCAACCAAAACGGTTCCTGCCGAAAAAATACGAATCGCGATAGAAGCTGGCGAAACTTTGATGGGTGAAAACAAAATGCAGGAATTGCGAGATAAAAATGATGTTTTGAAGAATCTTCCAGTTGAAAGGCATTTTATTGGACATCTTCAAACGAATAAAATAAAAGATGTCTTGAAATATGTTACTTGCATTCAATCTTTGGACAGAATCAATTTGGCTGATGAATTGCACAAACAGCTCCAAAATCAAAACAGAAAATTGGATGTTTTTGTTCAAGTCAATACTTCCTATGAAGAAAGCAAATTCGGATTGGCGCCAGAAGACGTTTTATCTTTCATTAAAAAAATAAAAACGTACGAGACCTTGAATATTAAAGGTTTAATGAGCATTGGGCTTTTAGATGTTGAAAAAGAAAAAATGATTCCGTCCCTAAGGCTTTTAAGAACAATTCGGGATGAAATTTATTCGGAAGAAATTGAAGGTTTAACCGATTTGAAACTTTCGATGGG
The Flavobacterium humidisoli DNA segment above includes these coding regions:
- a CDS encoding FecR family protein, which gives rise to MKKEDFIILLNRYLSGDTNLEENNKLLNYYESFQTKEDWNDTLGSREEMELKMRTRIQNAIQSEEVKIIPIQPFYAKNTFKLIAMAASLLLLISISLIINKTNPLKIETPQVAHKEILIGSDKATLTLEDGSVIALEKGKSYTKGNASSNGEKLVYSSNGKSAAIANNLLTIPRGGQFFVQLADSTKVWLNSESQLRYPVAFVDGETRQVELVYGEAYFEVSPSTKHKGSRFKVKTENQNVEVIGTEFNIKAYRDESAIYTTLVKGVVAVSNTSKKQILAPNQQSKITEYNGNIAVSDVDVYNEISWRKGLFVFKGMPLKDIAKVLSRWYDVDIVFADPALGDVKFNGVLNKNQKLEDILTTIKNINFINAYEKKDNKIIIK
- a CDS encoding RNA polymerase sigma factor, which gives rise to MSNIISDPDQIVIDRLRGGDESALTELYNKFWQALFMSAYNVIKDKELCEDIIQDIFMNIWHNREKIEIHISLKGYMYACARYQVFNHLRKNKDKVHVELFDDLEKRFLSTTPETQLMHDELVEQLNMIIESLPEKCQAVYKLSREEQLSHKEIAERLNISTKTVENHITKALNTIRSSMGESMSVAMILWLSKNIF
- a CDS encoding PLP-dependent aminotransferase family protein, whose amino-acid sequence is MLRPWPLEIQIDKKSDKAIYLQIADAVIDAIKTGKLVNGNALPGSRQLAELLKVNRNTVVEALDVLTAEGWLVTIDRKGTFVTESLPKISHSSENKKEPKVEVEDPKSFLVFDDGLPDSRLAPMNDLARAYRELFNRKSRWQIMGYSSELGNLEFRKSIAQMLNFKRGMSISHDQICITRGSQMAMYLASHCILKSGDFVLVENPGYKPAWEAFENAGATLLPVNIESDGLDIDQVEKYLQHKNIKAIYVTPHHQFPTTVTLSLKKRLKLIELSNQYHFTIIEDDYDNEFHFGLRPILPISSYSGLKNYIYIGTFSKIVAPALRIGYLVSSHENVLNIGNHRKIIDVQGDNIMEEAILNLINEGKIKRHLKKANLVYKSKRDFFESLLNQYLQDKITFTKPEGGLAFWIVPKADINVLEIFEKLKSQGIQIMSPDRFSFDETIQGFRLGYASLSEKQMEEGLKALSRLL
- a CDS encoding DUF2024 family protein, yielding MKIAVWDTYVTRKDGKIMHFDILVEENVNDAEQVYEYGKEYLKSVAQEGQTLSSKECRFCHIDKAPIEVENQIRENGFSIIEMENCN
- a CDS encoding YggS family pyridoxal phosphate-dependent enzyme, whose product is MKNDIIFNLIKVHQRIENACKIAGRNPEDVQLLLATKTVPAEKIRIAIEAGETLMGENKMQELRDKNDVLKNLPVERHFIGHLQTNKIKDVLKYVTCIQSLDRINLADELHKQLQNQNRKLDVFVQVNTSYEESKFGLAPEDVLSFIKKIKTYETLNIKGLMSIGLLDVEKEKMIPSLRLLRTIRDEIYSEEIEGLTDLKLSMGMSQDLELAIAEGSNMVRIGTSIFGNRFLGKEIWNENIAE